The segment GAGATGAAATTGTGAGTTTCCACTTTGTCATCAAATCCTTATATGCAGAGATCGTGGAACTGACTTGAAGTAAACTTAGTTGCATTCACCGATTGTGTGCCATTGTTGACCTTTGTAACGCCTGCCCCTGAACAGATGCTTAGCTGAGACGACAACACCTGCCCCTAATCAGCTtcacttttttttaacatcacTTAGGTTAAGCTACTCGGGCCTCTAGACAATCATGTTATTAGGCTAAGACTACGGCTGAGCTGACGGACACAGCCCCAGCTGCGATGTTTGCCCCCGTTCTGGTACGCTTCCCAACGGTTATAGCGTGTGCCTAAACAGCCCGCTGATGTTCCTCCCAAAGTCAACTTTCACGACTTGTTTCACATGTGCAAGGATCTGACATTCTTCAAAGAAAACATAGTCAAGACCAGATGAAACTTCGAAAATACCGTGTACCATCTTTGTTGTACAAAGAAAACGGTGCTTACAAATATCTGAAACTGGGACCTACTtgtctgaagaaaaaaaagacaatatcATTTAAACATTTGCTACTGAATGAACACGGCTAAAATAAAATACGCACTTATGTATATGAACAGATTGAACGAAACAAACGTTTTAAGCTAACAACACTACTTTAATATGATTTACGGCATTAGACACACTCGCATAACAGAACTAAAACTAATTCGCTCAATTAATTCAATAGAAGCAGAACCCACTGGAGTCATGATTTCTCCAAAAACAATTGGCTTTATCATCACAAAGtgtaaaatcaagaaaaataagcaaacatAATAAAGAGAGATGTATCAAACAGGATGCAGCAGCCACTCTCGAGATGCTTCATACATCAATAGTCTCCCTAGTTCAGCTATTGCATTCCCTGAAAGAATGCTCAAAAGAACTCAGAtttcaaagaaagaaacatacTTTACTGTAGCAAACTGAAAACATGTTTCTGAATACTTGTTTTTTAAACTCAATAGCACAACCTAACAGTGGTTGAATCTGCACAAACCCTgaaatcaaaattagatatactcACTGAAAAGAGGAGAATGAGTTTGGTCGTTTCCCAGGACAAAGATCCAGTGTTTGATCAAAGGATGTGGTGGCACGAAGACCTGCAAAACCCAAGAATGAATTCACTTCTTTTCACTCACAGTACTTTTCAGTTTGGAGACATAACTCAGAGAGATCAACAACGGAAAGACATAACTCTTTACGTTAATTGAGATTTCAAATATATTCAAacctatatataaataatcatgaCTTTTCAGATTATAtgtagttattttaaaataatatctttacaatatattttgaagATAGACATTATTACAATACTCTAATTATAGAAATACACTTATAACATATATTAACagcttaaaaaaaactaatctatattattaaaagaaaagtacccatttgaaaatgttcttacgtcattaattaaactctctatttttttttgcttgtctttttcagttgtatttatgaaatatcgtaaaacgaataaaactgcctaatttattacttgtcttttcagttacattaatgaaatatgcttaaatgaatttaaacttcctattttattgtttgtctttttcagttaccttaatgaaatatccttaaataaatttggacataatgtcatttaatcaacaaaaaaaactcatgagttatccttacgtgcataattttaataatggagatttttaaaaacgtgcatcattaaaatgttacctaaaacatacaacactaatatataacatgcatcaataaaactagaatttgactcacacaattgtacggatattattttcagttgattaaatttaaaaaNNNNNNNNNNNNNNNNNNNNNNNNNNNNNNNNNNNNNNNNNNNNNNNNNNNNNNNNNNNNNNNNNNNNNNNNNNNNNNNNNNNNNNNNNNNNNNNNNNNNNNNNNNNNNNNNNNNNNNNNNNNNNNNNNNNNNNNNNNNNNNNNNNNNNNNNNNNNNNNNNNNNNNNNNNNNNNNNNNNNNNNNNNNNNNNNNNNNNNNNNNNNNNNNNNNNNNNNNNNNNNNNNNNNNNNNNNNNNNNNNNaaaaaatattgagttgcatttcaaataaaaaggtaaagatattaaaaatattctaattaaaatatgtaaaatttaatatagttttaaggaaatggtcaaaataaaaaaaaattacacataaaataatcatgatttttgttaactgggcggatcattatttatatgataacgcacacgaaagaaaatttttatgtttttaaaattatctaattaactctttactcattttttttatattttttatatgatatcacacattcgtaaaaaaatagatagtttaagatgcaaaaaaaaatatttgcttaATGAagataatatgaacgaatattacaaatacatcatttaataaaataaataattaaaaactgaaaattcatatccgcgctggcgcgcggatcagggtctagtatGTCTTTACAATGGAAATACATAACTCTTTACATTAATTGGGATTTCAAATATATTCAAACCTATGTATGAATAGTGACTACTTTTGATATTATTggtagttattttaaaatggtaTTTTTACACTATATTATGAAGAGACACATCATTACAAAAAACACATTAACTGTAGAAAGACActtataacatatattaataacttttaaaaaggCTAATATGTCTTTACAAGGGAAAGTCATGGCTCTTTACATttgagattttaaatatatttttaagatgaaaagacatatctaaacattttttctCAAACATTTCAATAGTTACATGTTTGAAAAAACACAACCTTTcaccattaattatttttcaatagtTACATAATTGAAAAGACACAACTATTCAACATCAAAActcatttcagtttttttttttatgaaaagacacaacttcTCACATTAGTTAGGTTCTTAAGTTTTTGAGATGAAAAATTGTgtctttcatttttctttttctcatatctatttattatcttttacataaatatttatagatgttttatatctaaaatcagtatattaatataaaaattgaatctcttaaaacttttatatgaaaagttgcatttctttatttttaagatgataaattcaatatatattgcttatgaaaagacacaactcttaaaactaaatacattttaagaagaaaaagaccGAAAACAATCCAATAAATGTGAAATTGCAACTTTTCATCTTAAACATTACATTAGTTCTTATAGATTGTGAAAATATACAAAGAGGTGTCTTTTCATAAACTGTGTCTTTTCGTAAAAATTCATATGAATAATCAcaacttttcatattttagttagttatttaaaatagcACCTTTATAATAGAAACTAGTGGTATTCTggcgctacgcgccggattcgtatgttttattcatacatgaatttacaattaattttatggtcttagtaaagaaaatatgttaaaaatatgaaaagaaaatatgctgaaagagaatgatatatattttattgagcTATGTATTTTAGGGGATTTGTTGagctatgtattttattttatttttaattcatttaccAAAATAAAGTATTGtacaataaaaaatctataaattaataatgttaagactatgatattttattaatttatagagttattaatttacaaaagttttattttctggattattttattttagaatatatttttatgaactCGAAGACATATTCGGTGGAGCTTTTTGGAGTTCTCATGGATATCGAgttgttatcttcttctttcactttcgtatttgtttcttttgttggtCTCGAACTCAATGGTGTAGCCAACtctcttgagaagtcttctctccaTAACCTTGTCTCGACTTTGTAGTGAAGCTTCcgtttagatttataaattagtttgttgccaaaacataataatatatttttatgaaataaacaaaataattgattttactgtatatacattaattagatttttgaaattctactttcagattatgtttattgtattatttcatgtatataaaatatattttataaaatttaaacatggtttagatataattttaataaaagaataaagaaattattcttttttgaaataaagaaaataatacgcTTGTTTGTTTGTACTTACATAAAACATTAAGCTATGATTTTAACCGGACCATATATtcacatagaattttctaaaatattataatcttattattttatcgatttgcgTAATATTTTGAACTGGTCCACCTCAGGACTggagaaatttattaatttatggtatttattaatttatcgagtattaatttatagaatatcTACTGTAATATGAAAGCTTTTAAAAAAGCTTGTTggttaaaaagaagaaaaaattagtTGGATTCATTTTTCCTTatttcattctatttgggtttgataaaaactgaaaatagaTGTTAAGATTTTGGTTAAACTGAAACTGAAATATTGATTAGAAAAGAtgggttgataaaaaaattaataggtttgatataaggaagaagaaaatgaaaacttagagatgatttataattttcttaaaaaaagataatgagGAGTCCAATTTATACAGTACTTAATAATGAAGATGTTCCAAGCGATGTACACTTCTCTATTGGATTCTCCCTCAAGAGCATGAATGTATTCTCGAGGAAGTGGAGCCCAGATTTCGACTTCTTTTCTCTGCTCCTTCCCATCGACTTCCTCTCTCTGCTCCTTCCAATCAAACTTGGACACAAGCCTCATGTTATCCCTAAACAGTTTATCAATCTTCTTCCGAGGTAGCTTCTAACGCAGGTCACCAAACTTGATCTAAGTATTGCAGGATGAGATAGGGAGGTTAGCCAAAAACTCAAGCCTATCTTCTTGAAACTCCACAGGGCTGTAAATGTTTTTCCTACCATCAAAAGCAGGGACAGCACCAGATAAACTACTATGCTCAGTCTCCACGAGTTTTTGTTTGATCATCCCAGCGATTTCCTTTGAAGGGCTTGTGGAGAGATCTCAACGTTGTAATGGTAAATCTTCTGTGCAGGATCAAACTTGACAAGAATATGGTTGGCGAGAAGATATATAACAGAGCCTTGTTGACCACCAGACTCAGCTCTTTTAGCAACCACTAATGCTGCTTATGCTTCTGATGCTGTGGAGCCATTCACTATTGTGTCTGCATCTGCTATTGCTGATGCTTTCTCTCCAAAACTGTTTTTGACTGAAACACAAAAGATGCAACTAAATCAGTACCAGTAGAGAGTATTTAAGCACACAGAGAGTTTCTTTCTAGGCAAAAGATGCAACTAAATCAGTACCAGTAGAGAGTATTTAAGCACACAGAGAGTTTCTTTCTAGACAAAAAGTTTCAGACATTAACACATTAAATAACGTTAAAGAAAAAGTGATACTATTGTAGTACAAATGGGAAAACCATAAAGACATTTACGCAGCAGTGTGGGAAATCACACCAAGAACAACAAAGGAGGAAAGAGATAGCCTTGAAAGCTCGTCCTCATCCACCCCATCAAGCTGCAATCACATACGAAAGGTATATGGTCATGCACTTTCACCTAATGAGTAAGAGGTGAGTAaatagtcttgatttttatggttttgataCCATAGTCCGAATAGAGTAATTTTCTGTCAGATACATCTAACTTAGGCAAACTATTATGACAGCAAATGCGTGTGATTGATGTAGTGTCTGATACCATACCAAACCTTGCTATGCGAGTGAAGGAGAGTTTGTCGGTGCCGGCTAAGATCTTGAAGAGCTGAGACACCAAGATCTTCCGTCTCCATCATGGTTTTTCTACTCTCTCTGATTAAATCTCTAGTCTGATCAAGCCGCTCCATGAACATTGCTAATCTCTCTCTTTGATCAGCAGAAACCTGTAAAGAAAAGACTAACTTAAGTTTACTCTCATCTACTTCCCTTTGGTGaatttagtaaaaaagaaatttgagaaGAAGTTCAGTAATATGTTTGTAACCTGACGACGCCGACAGCGTTGGAATCGTCACATGCGATGCATGAGAAGGAAGATACCCCTTGTTATAGCTTCTTGGAGAATTTTTACCATGAAATATAACACCATCCGTTATCAGTTTGAATCCTGATCCACTTGCTGGTACAGAGAACTATCAAACTCAGTTGGCTGtgataaataagaaaaacaatgaCAATCAGATGGATCAATTTACAGTATTTAGAACTGTAATTGCTTTTGGTACATGGTTTTCCAAATCATGCTCATCttatcaacaaaaccaaattttcatgattaaagTCATTCTTAAGATTAATCTCTGGCTTGCATACATATATGTGGTCATACACGTTTCTTGCAGCCAAGATAGGAAGGAGGAATGTTAGGGGCATCATTACCGGCAGGATTGAACTCTTGAACTTTTTGAAATTCCGCACCCATACTTTTGCTACGTATAGCTTCTTCTTCACGGACTCAATATCTCTAGGATTAGATGACGCATCTTCCCTTCTACAACTTGTTCTTTCGCCTTCACAACTCACTGCAATCTCGTTAGTGAAACCCCAAGAATCCAAAACGTCAAGTAGTTATCAGATCACTTCTAAAACACACAGCCAAGATATATAAGTATTCATCATCGCCATAAAAAATTCCTAAAAATCACACTTTGCCCATTGAAAACACTAACCTGCGATGGTGTTgagcgtgagagagagagagagagagagggaaatcTATAGATGGAATTTGATCTTTGAGATTTCGTAACAGGGTATTCATCGCAAGCAAGGAACATTTATAGACGGATGATGATGAGGCCGTTCAGATGCGAGAGAGTGGGAGGTGTAGTGGGTAGAACATAGGATTTAAGGAGATGTAAGCCGACAACGGAAGATGTAGCAGCGGTGGTCGGCGTGCTTAAGATCGGAAGAGTCACTCCGCTTGACCTAAGCGTTTTGTGTTTGCAAATGAGCCAAACCAAAATAGCAGATGGACCTGGTATG is part of the Brassica oleracea var. oleracea cultivar TO1000 unplaced genomic scaffold, BOL UnpScaffold01483, whole genome shotgun sequence genome and harbors:
- the LOC106321362 gene encoding vesicle transport v-SNARE 12-like, yielding MFMERLDQTRDLIRESRKTMMETEDLGVSALQDLSRHRQTLLHSHSKLDGVDEDELSRLSLSSFVVLVKNSFGEKASAIADADTIVNGSTASEA